The Saccharomonospora cyanea NA-134 genome includes a region encoding these proteins:
- a CDS encoding helix-turn-helix transcriptional regulator, whose translation MPIASSTTTSSRLLSLLSLLQARRDWPGGLLAERLGVSERTVRRDVDRLRELGYPVQAVKGPDGGYRLEAGSRMPPLLFDEEQAVALAVALRIAVGTGAGIEEAAARALTTVRQVLPSRLRQRVDALEISATGHSTDPSVDTAILLTLSAAVRAREEVRFDYRSPGRPEDAEPLPPRRVQPHHLVARAGRWYVVGWDPDHADWRTFRADRMTPRVPNGPRFTPREVPGGDVATFLSARFKGSEGTDAWPCRGEVILDLPATEVAPFAGDGVVEELRTARTRLTAGSWSWAALAAALARFDTEIEVVGPPELRTAFAELSRRSKRAAGTG comes from the coding sequence GGCCGGGCGGCCTGCTCGCCGAGCGGCTCGGCGTCAGCGAGCGGACCGTGCGCCGCGACGTCGACCGGCTGCGCGAGCTGGGTTACCCCGTCCAGGCGGTCAAGGGCCCTGACGGCGGCTACCGGCTCGAAGCGGGCAGTCGGATGCCGCCACTGCTGTTCGACGAGGAGCAGGCGGTCGCGCTGGCCGTGGCGCTGCGGATCGCCGTCGGGACGGGCGCGGGCATCGAAGAGGCGGCCGCGCGGGCTCTGACCACAGTGCGGCAGGTGCTCCCGTCGCGGTTGCGGCAGCGTGTCGACGCCCTTGAGATCAGCGCGACCGGACACAGCACCGATCCCTCTGTCGACACCGCCATCCTGCTCACGCTGAGCGCCGCGGTCCGAGCGCGCGAGGAGGTGCGGTTCGACTACCGCTCACCGGGACGACCCGAGGACGCCGAGCCGCTCCCGCCCCGTCGGGTGCAGCCCCACCACCTGGTGGCGCGGGCCGGACGCTGGTACGTCGTCGGCTGGGACCCCGACCACGCCGACTGGCGGACCTTTCGCGCCGACCGGATGACACCACGGGTCCCCAACGGCCCGCGATTCACGCCCCGGGAAGTGCCGGGCGGCGACGTAGCCACATTCCTGTCGGCCCGGTTCAAAGGCTCCGAAGGTACGGACGCCTGGCCCTGTCGCGGCGAAGTGATCCTCGACCTGCCCGCAACGGAGGTGGCCCCGTTCGCCGGCGACGGCGTCGTCGAGGAACTCCGCACCGCCCGGACCAGGCTGACGGCGGGATCCTGGTCCTGGGCCGCCCTCGCGGCGGCGTTGGCTCGCTTCGACACCGAAATCGAGGTGGTCGGACCGCCGGAGCTGCGAACGGCGTTCGCGGAGCTGTCCCGTCGCTCCAAGCGCGCCGCGGGAACCGGGTAG